One Spinacia oleracea cultivar Varoflay chromosome 4, BTI_SOV_V1, whole genome shotgun sequence DNA segment encodes these proteins:
- the LOC110782737 gene encoding nuclear transcription factor Y subunit B-3: protein MGDSDNDSGGKSNHFSRVDSFPKEQDRFLPIANVSRIMKKALPANAKISKDAKETVQECVSEFISFITGEASDKCQREKRKTINGDDLLWAMTTLGFEEYVEPLKIYLQRFRELEGERTGLGPPVQGSNSNTSGSNNNGSVGVNSGSGGGVYGIAQGGHVYGYGGGGGGGGGGGNRGILTYGGPGGVNGGPR from the coding sequence ATGGGGGACTCGGACAACGACTCGGGAGGGAAATCGAACCACTTCAGCCGCGTAGATTCATTCCCGAAGGAGCAAGACCGGTTTTTACCAATCGCAAACGTGAGCCGGATCATGAAGAAGGCGCTGCCGGCAAACGCAAAGATCTCGAAAGACGCGAAAGAAACGGTTCAGGAGTGCGTTTCGGAGTTCATAAGCTTCATCACAGGAGAAGCATCCGATAAGTGTCAGAGAGAGAAACGGAAGACGATCAACGGCGACGATCTTCTCTGGGCGATGACCACCCTTGGGTTCGAGGAATACGTTGAACCGCTCAAGATTTATTTACAGCGGTTCAGAGAGTTGGAAGGGGAACGAACCGGGCTCGGACCACCGGTTCAAGGGAGTAATAGCAACACTAGTGGTAGTAATAATAATGGGAGTGTTGGGGTAAATAGTGGGAGTGGTGGGGGTGTTTATGGGATTGCTCAAGGTGGACACGTGTATGGatacggtggtggtggtggtggtggtggtggtgggggtAATAGAGGGATTTTGACTTATGGTGGGCCAGGAGGAGTTAATGGTGGGCCGAGAtga
- the LOC110782738 gene encoding uncharacterized protein encodes MDDAEGVGGRDQVEQFHRNEAISAVTDDGFGEEDDDYEDLYNDVNVGEGFLLSMRKNEEVGFRNEEESNRTEPPQSQHPPPSFMPENAGLSIPGVGRGEGERKFEGDVGRVDGFQNQGLRGNDMDVKGPVQPNGGMGSGQGAGISGAERGYGGGLRVELGPQSSKVGGVEEQTANSMPPQGISQPQQPQQPHGMSVGNVGNEGMVRQGGGGGVVNGTAGNMGGTGSSAVQATPMSTGTGMGGGGGGGGGNVLFVGDLHWWTTDAELETELVRYGDVKEVKFFDEKASGKSKGYCQAEFYDSAAALNCKEGMNGHVFNGRPCVVAFASPFTVKRMGEAQVNRHQQMTPQTLTQPRRGATEAGNKPTGNNIATGGNYQGGDQNRNFMRGGWGRGNPQGMGGRGPVGPMRNRPAGGMTGRGIMGNGGNGFGQGMGPTPPMMHPQAMMGQGFDPGFGGPMGRMGNYGGFPGAPQPPFQGLMSSFPPVGNVGLPGVAPHVNPAFFGRGMPMNGMGMMPNAGVDGPNMGMWPDPNMNAWAGEEHAGRAAESSYGEEAVSDHQYGEAGHDRSAWQNPVKDKDRVPERDFSGSSDRKFRDDREPGYERDIPRDIPREKEVVQDHDWPDRRHRDDRDTRDRERDRDREHSRDRVRERSRDRERERDRDRDRDRDRYREDRDRYADHHRYRDREADYEEEWERRPSRTHSKSRVSQEEERPRSRDADYGKRRRITSE; translated from the coding sequence ATGGATGATGCTGAAGGGGTTGGAGGAAGGGATCAGGTGGAGCAGTTCCACCGTAATGAAGCGATATCAGCGGTTACTGATGATGGTTTTGGCGAGGAAGATGATGATTATGAGGATCTTTATAATGATGTTAATGTAGGAGAAGGGTTCTTGCTATCGATGAGGAAAAATGAGGAAGTAGGGTTTAGGAACGAGGAAGAATCTAATAGGACTGAACCCCCTCAGTCTCAGCACCCCCCACCCTCCTTTATGCCGGAGAATGCCGGCTTGTCGATACCAGGTGTTGGTCGGGGAGAAGGCGAGAGGAAGTTTGAGGGAGATGTGGGTAGAGTAGATGGGTTTCAGAATCAGGGTTTAAGAGGGAATGATATGGATGTGAAGGGGCCTGTCCAGCCTAATGGTGGAATGGGTTCTGGGCAAGGGGCTGGGATATCAGGTGCAGAACGTGGTTATGGAGGTGGACTGAGGGTTGAGTTAGGGCCACAGTCGAGTAAAGTAGGTGGTGTAGAAGAGCAAACGGCTAATAGTATGCCACCTCAAGGGATTAGTCAACCTCAGCAACCTCAGCAACCTCATGGGATGAGTGTAGGAAATGTTGGGAATGAGGGAATGGTTAGACAGGGTGGTGGAGGTGGGGTTGTGAACGGGACTGCTGGGAATATGGGGGGAACAGGAAGTTCTGCTGTGCAAGCTACGCCGATGAGTACTGGTACTGGTATgggtggtggtggaggaggaggaggtggGAATGTCCTTTTTGTTGGGGATTTGCATTGGTGGACAACTGATGCAGAACTTGAAACGGAGCTTGTGAGGTATGGGGATGTTAAAGAGGTTAAGTTCTTTGATGAAAAAGCTAGTGGGAAATCAAAAGGGTATTGCCAGGCTGAGTTTTATGACTCTGCTGCTGCCTTAAATTGTAAGGAGGGGATGAATGGACATGTTTTCAATGGCCGGCCATGTGTTGTTGCGTTTGCTTCTCCTTTTACTGTTAAGAGGATGGGTGAAGCTCAGGTTAACAGACATCAACAGATGACGCCACAGACACTTACGCAACCTAGGAGGGGCGCTACTGAAGCAGGCAATAAGCCTACTGGGAACAACATTGCAACTGGTGGCAATTACCAAGGTGGGGATCAAAATAGGAATTTTATGAGAGGCGGTTGGGGGAGAGGCAATCCTCAAGGCATGGGCGGTAGGGGTCCAGTGGGACCTATGAGGAACAGGCCTGCTGGTGGAATGACTGGAAGAGGTATCATGGGGAATGGTGGCAATGGGTTTGGTCAAGGTATGGGGCCAACTCCTCCTATGATGCATCCTCAAGCGATGATGGGTCAGGGTTTCGATCCTGGTTTTGGAGGGCCTATGGGAAGAATGGGCAACTACGGGGGCTTCCCTGGTGCACCTCAACCTCCATTTCAAGGATTAATGTCTTCTTTTCCCCCTGTGGGTAATGTTGGCTTGCCTGGGGTAGCTCCTCATGTGAATCCTGCGTTCTTTGGAAGAGGTATGCCCATGAATGGGATGGGTATGATGCCTAATGCCGGTGTTGATGGTCCTAATATGGGTATGTGGCCAGATCCCAATATGAATGCATGGGCTGGTGAAGAACATGCCGGGAGAGCTGCAGAGTCCAGCTATGGGGAGGAAGCTGTCTCTGATCACCAATATGGAGAGGCAGGCCATGACCGGAGTGCTTGGCAGAATCCTGTTAAGGACAAGGATAGAGTTCCTGAAAGAGACTTTTCAGGGTCTTCAGATAGAAAGTTCAGGGATGATAGGGAGCCTGGGTATGAAAGGGATATACCTAGAGATATACCTAGGGAAAAAGAGGTGGTTCAAGATCATGACTGGCCAGATAGAAGACACCGTGATGATAGAGATACTCGTGACCGTGAGAGGGACCGCGACCGTGAACACTCTCGTGACCGTGTTCGCGAGCGTTCTCGTGATCGTGAAAGGGAAAGGGACAGGGACAGGGACAGGGACAGGGACCGTTACCGAGAAGACAGAGATAGATATGCTGATCACCATAGGTACAGGGACCGTGAAGCAGACTACGAGGAGGAATGGGAGAGGCGACCATCAAGGACTCACAGTAAATCCCGTGTTTCTCAAGAAGAAGAGCGTCCAAGATCTAGAGATGCTGACTATGGGAAGAGGCGGAGGATAACTTCTGAGTAG